A region of Myxococcus stipitatus DSM 14675 DNA encodes the following proteins:
- a CDS encoding acyl-CoA carboxylase subunit beta gives MDETSEKDPLRARLHELEKQAELGGGADRIAKQHEAGKLTARERIDLLLDPGSFCELDKFVTHRSTDFGMGDKKIPGDGVVTGYGTVEGRQVFVFAQDFTVFGGSLSGAYAQKICKIMDMATRVGAPVIGLNDSGGARIQEGVESLAGYADIFLRNTLASGVVPQISLIMGPCAGGAVYSPAITDFIMMVKDTSYMFITGPDVIKTVTHEEVSKEALGGALTHNQKSGVAHFAAENEQAAIVMTRELLSFLPSNNQEDPPVQPSDDDVFRAEESLKTIVPNNPNKPYDIKDIVKAVVDNKHFFEVQEHYARNIVVGFARMNGKSVGIVANQPAVLAGVLDIDASVKAARFVRFCDCFNIPLITFVDVPGFLPGTDQEWGGIITHGAKLLYAFAEATVPKITIITRKAYGGAYDVMASKHIRADINYAYPTAEIAVMGPEGAVNIIFRNELLKAKDATAERTKLVNDYREKFANPFKAAELGYIDEVIRPEETRIKVIRALEMLKDKRQENPPRKHGNIPL, from the coding sequence ATGGACGAGACCTCCGAGAAGGACCCCCTCCGCGCACGCCTCCACGAGCTGGAGAAGCAGGCCGAGCTGGGTGGCGGTGCCGACCGCATCGCCAAGCAGCACGAGGCCGGCAAGCTCACCGCCCGCGAGCGCATCGACCTGCTCCTCGACCCCGGCTCCTTCTGCGAGCTGGACAAGTTCGTCACCCACCGGTCCACCGACTTCGGCATGGGCGACAAGAAGATTCCCGGCGACGGCGTCGTCACCGGCTACGGCACCGTCGAAGGCCGCCAGGTCTTCGTCTTCGCCCAGGACTTCACCGTCTTCGGCGGCTCGCTGTCCGGCGCCTATGCCCAGAAGATCTGCAAGATCATGGACATGGCCACCCGCGTGGGCGCGCCGGTCATCGGGCTGAATGACTCCGGCGGCGCGCGCATCCAGGAAGGCGTGGAGAGCCTGGCGGGCTACGCGGACATCTTCCTGCGCAACACCCTGGCCTCCGGCGTGGTGCCCCAGATTTCGCTCATCATGGGTCCGTGCGCGGGCGGCGCGGTGTACTCGCCCGCCATCACCGACTTCATCATGATGGTGAAGGACACCTCGTACATGTTCATCACCGGCCCCGACGTCATCAAGACGGTGACGCACGAGGAGGTGTCCAAGGAAGCCCTGGGCGGCGCGCTGACGCACAACCAGAAGTCCGGCGTGGCGCACTTCGCCGCGGAGAACGAGCAGGCCGCCATCGTCATGACGCGCGAGCTGCTCTCGTTCCTGCCCTCCAACAACCAGGAGGACCCGCCCGTCCAGCCCAGCGACGACGACGTGTTCCGGGCCGAGGAGTCCCTCAAGACCATCGTCCCGAACAACCCCAACAAGCCCTACGACATCAAGGACATCGTCAAGGCCGTCGTCGACAACAAGCACTTCTTCGAGGTGCAGGAACACTACGCGCGCAACATCGTCGTCGGCTTCGCGCGCATGAACGGCAAGAGCGTGGGCATCGTCGCCAACCAGCCCGCGGTGCTCGCCGGCGTGCTGGACATCGACGCCAGCGTGAAGGCCGCGCGCTTCGTGCGCTTCTGCGACTGCTTCAACATCCCGCTCATCACCTTCGTGGACGTGCCCGGCTTCCTCCCCGGCACGGACCAGGAATGGGGCGGCATCATCACCCACGGCGCCAAGCTGCTCTACGCCTTCGCCGAGGCCACCGTCCCCAAGATCACCATCATCACGCGCAAGGCCTACGGCGGCGCGTACGACGTGATGGCGTCCAAGCACATCCGCGCGGACATCAACTACGCCTACCCCACCGCGGAAATCGCCGTCATGGGGCCCGAGGGCGCCGTCAACATCATCTTCCGCAACGAGCTGCTCAAGGCCAAGGACGCCACCGCCGAGCGCACGAAGCTGGTGAATGACTACCGCGAGAAGTTCGCCAACCCGTTCAAGGCGGCGGAGCTGGGCTACATCGACGAGGTCATCCGCCCCGAGGAGACCCGCATCAAGGTCATCCGCGCGCTGGAGATGCTGAAGGACAAGCGGCAGGAGAACCCGCCTCGCAAGCACGGCAACATTCCGCTGTAG
- a CDS encoding Coq4 family protein → MRTPFSYVREAWKVARALRDPYRLQDILDVARLLAPPSTMRKLVDRLMQSPTTAQAFVERPRVGKLALDTLQSLPEGTLGRAFADHLKDNGLDPSKLPNLQAHTHEDYVRAHLLESHDIWHVLTGFRSDVAGELGIQAFSLAQVGSPFALGILAGGLTNTLLYAFAERDVRMQAITRGWVLGHMALPVFGAPWRDMWEHPLEEVRQRFGLDLDAVDAVLPALAPPVRTHAARRVAA, encoded by the coding sequence ATGCGTACCCCGTTCAGCTACGTCCGCGAGGCCTGGAAGGTGGCCCGCGCGCTGCGGGACCCCTACCGTCTCCAGGACATCCTCGACGTGGCCCGGCTGCTCGCGCCCCCATCCACCATGCGCAAGCTGGTGGACCGGCTGATGCAATCGCCCACCACCGCGCAGGCCTTCGTGGAACGGCCTCGCGTGGGGAAGCTGGCGCTCGACACGCTCCAGTCATTGCCGGAAGGAACGCTCGGCCGCGCCTTCGCCGACCACCTGAAGGACAACGGCCTGGACCCCTCCAAGCTCCCCAACCTCCAGGCCCACACCCACGAGGACTACGTCCGGGCCCACCTGCTGGAGTCCCATGACATCTGGCATGTGCTCACCGGCTTCCGCTCCGACGTGGCCGGGGAGCTGGGCATCCAGGCCTTCAGCCTGGCCCAGGTCGGCAGCCCCTTCGCGCTGGGCATCCTCGCCGGGGGCCTGACGAACACCCTGCTCTACGCCTTCGCCGAGCGCGACGTGCGCATGCAGGCCATCACCCGAGGCTGGGTGCTGGGCCACATGGCCCTGCCCGTGTTCGGCGCCCCGTGGCGCGACATGTGGGAACACCCCCTGGAGGAGGTCCGCCAGCGCTTCGGCCTGGACCTGGACGCGGTGGACGCCGTGCTCCCGGCACTCGCGCCCCCGGTGCGGACACACGCCGCTCGCCGCGTCGCGGCGTGA
- a CDS encoding site-2 protease family protein — translation MRETRGAWKVGSLRGIPIRVHVSLLLVLPLLAYLFSGAFRRAAEVANIPTAQLTGMAPVLWGLGVAVVLFVSILVHELAHTLYALSRGGKVRSITLMMVGGVSELSEPPPRPRDEALMALVGPLASLALAGVFGLMAMAAAGTRSFHLQFACFYLAGLNLFLGLFNLLPAFPMDGGRILRALLVGRLGVVRATRVASLVGRGFAVLFAVWGLVTLNPFLLVIAFFIFMGAEGEARQARMKAVLERVRVVELMTPRISGVEVQASLEQALWDLRRERRVALPVTDEGRPVGWVGVEEVRGVPDAERLSRTAREVMHPLSVVSTEENGWRALQHMGESAVPLLAVVDMEGRLAGTLDADDVQRGMALLQTREERAEREARRWRQERPA, via the coding sequence ATGCGCGAGACGCGAGGTGCGTGGAAGGTGGGCTCGCTGCGCGGCATTCCCATCCGGGTGCATGTTTCGCTGCTGCTGGTATTGCCGTTGCTGGCGTATCTCTTCAGCGGCGCGTTCCGGAGGGCGGCGGAGGTGGCGAACATTCCCACCGCGCAGCTGACGGGCATGGCGCCGGTGCTGTGGGGGCTGGGTGTGGCGGTGGTGCTGTTCGTGTCGATTCTCGTCCATGAGCTGGCGCACACGCTGTACGCGCTGAGCCGGGGCGGGAAGGTGCGGTCGATCACGCTGATGATGGTGGGCGGTGTGTCGGAGTTGTCGGAGCCGCCGCCTCGGCCTCGGGATGAAGCGCTGATGGCGTTGGTGGGGCCGCTGGCGAGTCTGGCGTTGGCGGGAGTCTTCGGGCTCATGGCGATGGCCGCGGCGGGCACGCGCTCGTTCCATCTCCAGTTCGCGTGTTTCTATCTGGCGGGTCTGAATCTCTTCCTGGGCTTGTTCAATCTGCTGCCCGCGTTCCCGATGGATGGGGGGCGGATTCTGCGGGCGCTGCTGGTGGGGAGGCTGGGCGTCGTGCGCGCGACGCGCGTGGCGTCACTGGTGGGAAGAGGCTTCGCGGTGCTGTTCGCCGTGTGGGGACTGGTGACGCTCAATCCCTTCCTGCTGGTGATTGCGTTCTTCATCTTCATGGGCGCGGAGGGCGAGGCGCGGCAGGCGCGGATGAAGGCGGTGCTGGAGCGGGTGAGGGTGGTGGAGTTGATGACGCCGCGAATCTCGGGCGTGGAGGTGCAGGCGTCGCTGGAGCAGGCGCTGTGGGACTTGCGTCGCGAGCGGCGCGTGGCGCTGCCGGTGACGGACGAGGGGAGGCCGGTGGGGTGGGTGGGCGTGGAGGAGGTGCGCGGGGTGCCGGACGCGGAGCGACTGTCGAGGACGGCGCGCGAGGTGATGCATCCGCTGTCTGTGGTGTCGACGGAGGAGAACGGCTGGCGCGCGCTTCAGCACATGGGGGAGAGCGCGGTGCCGTTGCTCGCGGTGGTCGACATGGAGGGACGTCTGGCGGGGACGCTGGATGCCGATGACGTGCAGCGCGGGATGGCGCTGCTCCAGACGCGTGAGGAGCGCGCCGAGCGCGAGGCCCGGCGCTGGCGGCAGGAGCGTCCCGCTTAG
- a CDS encoding aminotransferase class I/II-fold pyridoxal phosphate-dependent enzyme, with amino-acid sequence MPTYPSSPREAFHLLRALSEDLTHPERRARAKGELRELAELAREQPESAPLRLVTVTVAVGASQERLELFLLPSIFAPESWAYTFLEGLLSVPLDEYAGKRLVEVGAGSGWICIALAKFTRLSQVHGADLNPHSPVVARCNAWLNGDESLVSRLSFGESDLLRGVPAEPGWDFVVGCIPQVLRTEELPEELSQADEQELYDLSNYCTLQNVYEDHFGLGLIARLLDEAPERLSPSGRLLLNLAGRPGRPIIDRMFTRRGFSTRVRVARRVRQAADTDIRPLVALEQRTGREFEFFMEARSPEPLRAATALGWLQAGHAVWHEVAVWEAHLTRPRETLALRQSLRELGIASLQEELDLGAASPEQLGFVAALAKRLASGPLLPYAHEAGDASFRRQLVRYLERYFGLRLGQDELFVAPEREQAVYSLLMATCDVGDEVLVSRNLQPLYARALEKAGVRATVTHTTLEEIRRLLSAFDVKMVLLTVEKGERTNLSVLRDIIAEAGRRGIWVVLDESAFFNITGEVEPLTLFEFLAREPYAPNLVVLYGLVKNAVWPDLELTLLLPVPEPLRADLEVAAEVTYSRISTLAQWFYERTFSDLLSFRISFAEPEPPGPRRSPVSPLPRSSRIRALSGFPAFAPKVFREDDAELVRLDYGENEGPLPQSLVEGLIAAAAAPREDKAQTGLTETVAAYLLETRAARYSPEELVVAPGVWPLIHHFGVALRRRLGRVPRVFVVTPCYGVLPPTFVSAGCQVEQGTLAELLGRRGQGAPDAVVISQPSNPTGVYVAREELVALANYVVEQRCLLVSDEIFGLVNLTSPTAETVHSPVTLEGAVPGVGARTVVLGGLSKEFAAGGLRVGWLASRDRALAAAVREAGPGVLHLVTARAAAYLYAAYVRSPEGQLLYGARHRSLRTFLTKMRRELAEKRELLAQALSADGRSSDAGDAGGLFLAPRMTSWLGRVVEGVRLTPENLPRVVYEHTHVVLNGGPWCSDPERVRAVFSIPQEKLAKACERLKAFGAKLQQGS; translated from the coding sequence ATGCCGACCTATCCGTCGTCTCCTCGAGAGGCCTTTCATCTCCTGCGCGCGTTGTCGGAGGATTTGACCCACCCGGAGCGCAGGGCCCGCGCGAAGGGGGAGCTGCGCGAGCTGGCGGAGCTGGCCCGGGAGCAGCCCGAGTCCGCGCCGCTGCGGCTGGTGACGGTGACGGTGGCGGTGGGCGCCTCGCAGGAGCGGCTGGAGCTGTTCCTGTTGCCCTCCATCTTCGCGCCGGAGTCCTGGGCCTATACCTTCCTGGAGGGATTGCTCAGCGTTCCGTTGGATGAGTACGCCGGCAAGCGACTGGTGGAGGTGGGCGCGGGCTCGGGGTGGATCTGCATCGCGCTGGCGAAGTTCACGCGCCTGTCACAGGTCCATGGCGCGGACCTCAATCCGCACTCGCCCGTGGTGGCCCGCTGCAACGCGTGGCTCAACGGGGACGAGAGCCTCGTCTCCCGGCTGTCCTTCGGTGAGAGCGACCTCTTGCGCGGCGTGCCCGCGGAGCCCGGCTGGGACTTCGTGGTGGGGTGCATTCCCCAGGTGCTGCGCACGGAGGAGCTTCCCGAGGAGCTGTCCCAGGCGGATGAGCAGGAGCTGTATGACCTGTCCAACTACTGCACGCTCCAGAACGTCTACGAGGACCACTTCGGTCTCGGCCTCATCGCGCGACTGCTCGACGAGGCCCCCGAGCGGCTCTCGCCCTCCGGCCGACTGCTGCTCAACCTGGCCGGACGCCCGGGGCGCCCCATCATCGACCGCATGTTCACCCGCCGCGGCTTCTCCACGCGGGTGCGCGTGGCGAGGCGCGTGCGTCAGGCGGCGGACACGGACATCCGCCCGTTGGTGGCGCTGGAGCAGCGCACGGGGCGCGAGTTCGAGTTCTTCATGGAGGCGCGCAGCCCGGAGCCCTTGCGCGCGGCCACCGCGCTGGGCTGGCTCCAGGCGGGGCACGCGGTGTGGCACGAGGTGGCGGTCTGGGAAGCTCACCTGACGCGCCCGCGCGAGACGCTGGCCCTGCGCCAGTCGCTGCGTGAGCTGGGCATCGCCTCGCTCCAGGAGGAGCTGGACCTGGGCGCCGCGTCGCCCGAGCAGCTGGGCTTCGTCGCGGCGCTCGCGAAGCGGCTGGCGAGTGGGCCCTTGCTGCCGTACGCGCACGAGGCGGGGGATGCCTCCTTCCGTCGGCAACTGGTCCGCTACCTGGAGCGCTACTTCGGCCTGCGGCTGGGCCAGGACGAGCTGTTCGTCGCGCCCGAGCGGGAGCAGGCGGTGTACTCGCTGCTGATGGCCACGTGCGACGTGGGCGACGAGGTGCTCGTCTCCCGCAACCTGCAGCCGCTGTACGCGCGGGCCTTGGAGAAGGCGGGCGTGCGCGCCACGGTGACGCACACGACGCTGGAGGAGATTCGCCGGCTGCTGTCCGCGTTCGACGTGAAGATGGTGCTGCTCACGGTGGAGAAGGGCGAGCGCACCAACCTCTCCGTGCTGCGCGACATCATCGCGGAGGCGGGGCGGCGCGGCATCTGGGTGGTGCTGGACGAGAGCGCCTTCTTCAACATCACCGGCGAGGTGGAGCCGCTCACGCTGTTCGAGTTCCTGGCGCGCGAGCCCTATGCGCCCAACCTGGTCGTGCTCTACGGCCTGGTGAAGAACGCGGTGTGGCCGGACCTGGAGCTGACGCTGCTGTTGCCCGTGCCGGAGCCGCTGCGCGCGGACCTGGAGGTCGCCGCGGAGGTGACGTACTCGCGCATCAGCACGCTGGCGCAGTGGTTCTACGAGCGCACGTTCTCGGACCTGCTGTCCTTCCGCATCTCCTTCGCGGAGCCGGAGCCTCCCGGGCCTCGGCGCTCGCCGGTGTCGCCGCTGCCGCGCTCGTCCCGCATCCGCGCGCTGTCGGGCTTCCCCGCCTTCGCGCCCAAGGTGTTCCGCGAGGACGACGCGGAGCTGGTGCGGCTGGACTACGGCGAGAATGAAGGGCCGCTGCCGCAGTCGCTGGTGGAGGGCCTCATCGCCGCCGCCGCCGCGCCGCGCGAGGACAAGGCCCAGACGGGCCTAACGGAGACGGTGGCCGCCTATCTCCTGGAGACGCGCGCCGCGCGGTACTCGCCGGAGGAGCTGGTGGTGGCGCCGGGCGTGTGGCCGCTCATCCACCACTTCGGCGTGGCGCTGCGCAGGCGCCTGGGCCGCGTGCCTCGCGTCTTCGTGGTGACGCCTTGCTACGGCGTGCTGCCGCCGACGTTCGTCTCCGCGGGATGTCAGGTGGAGCAGGGGACGCTGGCGGAGCTGCTGGGGCGCAGAGGGCAGGGCGCGCCGGACGCGGTCGTCATCTCCCAGCCGTCGAACCCCACGGGCGTCTACGTGGCGCGCGAGGAGCTGGTGGCGCTGGCCAACTACGTCGTGGAGCAGCGGTGCCTGCTGGTGTCCGATGAAATCTTCGGACTGGTGAACCTCACCAGCCCCACGGCGGAGACGGTGCACAGCCCGGTGACGCTGGAGGGCGCGGTGCCGGGCGTGGGGGCCCGCACCGTGGTGCTGGGCGGACTGTCGAAGGAGTTCGCCGCGGGGGGCCTGCGCGTGGGCTGGTTGGCCTCACGCGACAGGGCGCTGGCGGCGGCGGTGCGAGAGGCGGGGCCTGGCGTGCTGCACCTGGTCACCGCGCGCGCGGCGGCGTACCTGTACGCGGCCTATGTGCGCAGCCCGGAGGGACAGTTGCTCTACGGGGCGAGGCACCGCTCCCTGCGCACCTTCCTGACGAAGATGCGCCGCGAGCTGGCGGAGAAGCGGGAACTGCTCGCCCAGGCCCTGTCCGCGGATGGGCGCTCCTCGGACGCGGGGGATGCGGGAGGACTCTTCCTGGCACCCCGCATGACGTCCTGGCTGGGCCGCGTGGTGGAGGGGGTGCGGCTCACGCCGGAGAACCTGCCGCGCGTCGTCTACGAGCACACGCACGTGGTGCTCAACGGAGGGCCGTGGTGCTCGGACCCCGAGCGGGTGCGCGCCGTCTTCTCCATTCCCCAGGAGAAGCTGGCGAAGGCGTGCGAGCGCCTGAAGGCGTTCGGCGCGAAGCTTCAGCAGGGCTCCTGA
- a CDS encoding ABC transporter ATP-binding protein produces MSKPEPRAVIELVGVHKSFGEQPVLRGVDLVVREGSTCVLLGVSGSGKTVLMKHVDGLLTPDQGQVRVEGEDLSRLDAVGLARVRRKLGILFQGGALFDSLSVEDNVAFPLRERLGLPEREVRSRVRRVLAWVGLEESASLLPAALSGGMLKRAAFARAIVMEPRILLYDDPTAGLDPLKTQSVVEVILTGKQQLNASSLVITPDVATAFQVGDSLALLHEGRIVEHSAPSVFRESQHPAVRAFLHDWLTRRARHAGHPDSAAPAPH; encoded by the coding sequence ATGAGCAAGCCTGAGCCGCGCGCGGTCATCGAGCTGGTGGGCGTGCACAAGTCGTTCGGCGAGCAGCCGGTGCTTCGCGGCGTGGACCTGGTGGTGCGTGAGGGCTCCACCTGCGTGCTGCTGGGGGTGTCCGGCTCCGGCAAGACGGTGTTGATGAAGCACGTGGACGGGCTGCTGACGCCGGACCAGGGGCAGGTGCGCGTGGAGGGAGAGGACCTCTCACGCCTGGACGCGGTGGGACTGGCGCGCGTGCGCCGCAAGCTGGGCATCCTGTTCCAGGGTGGGGCCCTGTTCGACTCGCTCAGCGTCGAGGACAACGTGGCCTTCCCGCTGCGAGAGCGGCTGGGGCTCCCCGAGCGGGAGGTGCGCTCGCGCGTGCGGCGCGTGCTGGCCTGGGTGGGCCTGGAGGAGTCCGCGTCGCTGCTCCCCGCCGCGCTGTCCGGAGGCATGCTCAAGCGCGCGGCGTTCGCTCGCGCCATCGTCATGGAGCCGCGCATCCTCCTCTACGACGACCCCACGGCGGGGCTGGACCCCCTCAAGACGCAGTCCGTCGTGGAGGTCATCCTCACGGGCAAGCAACAGTTGAATGCCTCATCTCTCGTCATCACCCCGGATGTGGCCACCGCGTTCCAGGTCGGCGACTCCCTGGCGCTGCTGCACGAGGGGCGCATCGTCGAACACTCCGCCCCGTCGGTGTTCCGCGAATCCCAGCACCCCGCCGTGCGTGCCTTTCTCCATGATTGGCTGACGCGCCGCGCCCGCCATGCGGGGCACCCCGACTCCGCCGCGCCCGCTCCCCACTGA
- a CDS encoding class I SAM-dependent methyltransferase, producing the protein MPNLLDLPRQALMDLRSRLSHLPLVSQLPLRNVVPDSLSLSSPMPQDTALADPARVLAWQKACERYVTPGHVVMDVCSGTGLRTFLAASRRPRHLYAVDGSRLLDTTRWVARRNGLEDIDFVRAHPWNFQAPEKVDVLLHELLGEALFDAGLVPRMLDLRSRLLKPGGRILPNRFEVFVEPVQLRDEACIPFIWSQRFPSVDYSCLQTLREAMNPSYFTRVVRSYEVDHLLCEPEPVFAFDLETMTADGLPHRVRFERPVTEEGRVDGFCLFYKVAFDAELSFTVSPLRGQNHAGMTLLRVDSREFERYDTLGFELEMANPADVRTWRWNFF; encoded by the coding sequence ATGCCCAATCTGCTCGACCTGCCGCGGCAGGCATTGATGGACCTGCGTTCTCGTTTGAGCCACCTCCCCCTGGTCTCGCAGCTTCCCTTGCGCAACGTGGTGCCGGACAGTCTGTCATTGTCGAGCCCCATGCCCCAGGACACCGCGCTGGCGGACCCCGCCCGGGTGCTGGCGTGGCAGAAGGCGTGTGAGCGTTATGTGACGCCGGGGCACGTGGTGATGGATGTGTGCTCGGGGACGGGGCTGCGCACCTTCCTGGCCGCCTCCCGTCGCCCTCGGCACCTGTACGCGGTGGATGGCTCACGCCTCCTCGACACGACGCGCTGGGTCGCGCGACGCAATGGGTTGGAAGACATTGACTTCGTGCGTGCGCACCCCTGGAACTTCCAGGCACCGGAGAAGGTGGACGTGCTGCTGCACGAGCTGCTGGGGGAGGCGCTGTTCGACGCGGGGCTGGTGCCTCGGATGTTGGACTTGCGCTCGCGGCTGCTCAAGCCCGGAGGCCGCATCCTGCCCAACCGCTTCGAGGTCTTCGTGGAGCCGGTGCAGCTTCGCGACGAGGCGTGCATCCCGTTCATCTGGAGCCAGCGCTTCCCCAGCGTGGACTACAGCTGCCTGCAGACGCTGCGCGAGGCGATGAACCCGTCGTACTTCACCCGCGTGGTGCGCTCGTACGAGGTGGACCACCTGCTGTGCGAGCCGGAGCCCGTCTTCGCCTTCGACCTGGAGACGATGACGGCGGACGGCCTGCCGCACCGCGTCCGCTTCGAGCGGCCGGTGACGGAGGAGGGGCGCGTGGACGGCTTCTGCCTCTTCTACAAGGTGGCCTTCGACGCGGAGCTGTCCTTCACGGTGTCGCCGCTGCGCGGTCAGAACCACGCGGGCATGACGCTCCTGCGCGTGGACTCGCGGGAGTTCGAGCGCTACGACACGCTGGGCTTCGAGCTGGAGATGGCGAACCCCGCCGACGTGCGCACGTGGCGTTGGAACTTCTTCTGA
- a CDS encoding WS/DGAT/MGAT family O-acyltransferase, with protein sequence MATQERMASVDALWFHMETPANLMMITVVLGFEGTLDFERLRGLVITRLLERYPRFRQRVVLGRLGAPSWEDAEDFDLDAHLVRLRVPAPGDRGAQEALVSEWMSTPLERSRPLWQVHVLEGAEGGDVLLARLHHCISDGIALARVLLTLTDGDGVQAAAPEPAWERPRTSEAGLGRWMRGALAVAGTARTVLRKGAELAAEPILAGDLMRQGALGAAALGKLMVIPPDPRTPLRGALGPRKRAAWSTPIPLERVKVAGQALGGTVNDVLLAVLSGALRRYLTARNVPPEDMHALVPVNLRPLDEPVPRELGNRFGVVFLRLPLHAETPRRRLREVARRMAAVKKSPEAVVTFSALELLGYTPAPLERMVVDVVGSKASLVATNVPGPRQPVSLAGVRLRELTFWVPQAAQLGVGVSLFSYAGQVTVGVAADVLRVPDPRVLIQDFHDELEALMGEAATAMGA encoded by the coding sequence ATGGCGACGCAGGAGCGGATGGCGAGCGTGGACGCGCTCTGGTTCCACATGGAGACGCCCGCCAACCTGATGATGATCACCGTCGTGCTGGGCTTCGAGGGCACGCTCGACTTCGAGCGTCTGCGCGGCCTGGTCATCACGCGCCTGCTGGAGCGCTATCCGCGCTTCCGTCAGCGGGTGGTGCTGGGGCGGCTGGGGGCACCGTCCTGGGAGGACGCGGAGGACTTCGACCTCGACGCGCACCTGGTCCGTCTGCGCGTTCCCGCTCCGGGAGACCGCGGCGCGCAGGAGGCGCTGGTGAGCGAGTGGATGAGCACTCCGCTGGAGCGCTCGCGTCCGCTGTGGCAGGTCCACGTGCTCGAGGGCGCCGAGGGCGGGGACGTGCTGCTGGCGCGGCTGCACCACTGCATCTCCGACGGCATCGCCCTGGCGCGGGTGCTGCTCACGCTCACCGATGGGGACGGCGTCCAGGCCGCGGCGCCAGAGCCCGCGTGGGAGCGCCCGAGGACCTCGGAGGCGGGGCTGGGGCGGTGGATGCGCGGGGCCCTCGCGGTGGCGGGCACGGCGCGGACGGTGCTTCGCAAGGGCGCGGAGCTCGCGGCCGAGCCCATCCTGGCCGGAGACCTGATGCGGCAGGGCGCGCTGGGCGCGGCGGCGTTGGGGAAGTTGATGGTGATTCCGCCGGACCCTCGCACGCCGCTGCGTGGAGCGCTGGGGCCGCGGAAGCGCGCCGCGTGGTCCACGCCCATCCCGCTGGAGCGGGTGAAGGTGGCGGGGCAGGCGCTGGGTGGGACGGTGAACGACGTGCTGCTCGCGGTGCTCTCGGGGGCGCTGCGGCGCTACCTGACGGCTCGCAACGTGCCTCCCGAGGACATGCACGCGCTGGTGCCGGTGAACCTCCGTCCCCTCGACGAGCCCGTGCCGCGGGAGCTGGGCAACCGGTTCGGGGTGGTGTTCCTGCGGCTGCCGCTGCACGCGGAGACGCCTCGGCGGCGGCTGCGTGAGGTGGCTCGGCGCATGGCGGCGGTGAAGAAATCACCCGAGGCCGTGGTGACGTTCAGCGCGCTGGAGCTGCTGGGGTACACGCCCGCGCCGCTCGAGCGGATGGTCGTGGATGTCGTGGGCTCGAAGGCGTCCCTGGTGGCGACGAATGTACCGGGGCCTCGTCAGCCGGTGTCCCTGGCGGGAGTGCGGCTGCGCGAGCTCACCTTCTGGGTGCCCCAGGCGGCGCAGCTGGGCGTGGGGGTGAGCCTCTTCAGCTACGCGGGACAGGTGACGGTGGGGGTGGCCGCGGATGTCCTCCGCGTGCCGGACCCTCGCGTGCTCATCCAGGACTTCCACGACGAGCTGGAGGCCCTGATGGGCGAGGCGGCGACCGCCATGGGGGCGTGA